Below is a genomic region from Mucilaginibacter auburnensis.
ATTAGGTACTCCTTCAAATATGCCTAACACCTCGTCATCATTTAACTCATTTAAAAACTCAACACCGGTATTGCCAAACAAAAACTCTGATGATTTGATGGCCTTTTCGTATTCAGCTTCGCTATGCACGCGTATGGTAATATCTTTAGCTAAAGCCTTTTGTATAGCACGCTGATGCGGTGCTGCATCCTGCTCGGCCTCTAAAGCTTTTATAGTTTCTTCATCAAATAGGGTAAATATGCGGATGTATGATTTAGCATCATCGTCGCTGGTGTTTAACCAGAACTGGTAAAATTTATAAGGCGATGTTTTAGCCCGATCAAGCCAGATGTTACCACCCTCGCTTTTGCCAAATTTAGTACCATCAGCCTTTTTAATTAATTGCGTGGTAAGCGCGAAAGCTTCGCCAGCCCCTTTACGGCGTACCAGTTCGGTACCTGTAACAATGTTACCCCATTGGTCACTGCCACCCATTTGTAAAGCGCAGTTCTCATGCTTCCACAAATAATAAAAATCATAACCCTGAACCAACTGGTAGGTAAATTCCGTGAAAGACATACCCGTTTCACCCTCTAAACGCTTTTTTACCGAGTCTTTAGCCATCATGTAGTTAACAGTAATGTGCTTGCCTACATCGCGGATAAAATCAAGGAAAGTAAAATCCTTAAACCAGTCGTAATTGTTAACCATTTTAGCACTGTTGGCGCCGCCGTCAAAATTCAAAAACTTTTTAAGCTGCTCCTTAACGCCTTCGAGGTTTTTTTGAAGTACCTCTTCTGACAGTAAATTACGCTCGGCAGATTTGCCTGAGGGATCACCAACCATACCGGTAGCACCACCAACCAAAGCAAAAGGCCTGTGGCCCGCGCGTTGAAAATGGATCAGCGTCATGATCTGGGTTAAGTGTCCCACGTGCAGCGAATCGGCAGTTGGATCAAAACCAATATACCCGGAAACCATACCTTTATTTAACAATTCTTCGGTTCCGGGCATAATATCATGCAGCATGCCGCGCCAGCGTAGTTCTTCTACAAAATTCATTTCGTGTATCTTATTTACTTCCCGCATCTACCATCGGGACGCCAAAGATAACAGATTTATACATTCCCTTAAATGATTGAAATATATGTAACCATTTAGGGGTATACGGCATTTTTTTGTAGCTTTAAAGGCAAACCATCCCCCTGGGTTTTACTTATGAATTTTTTATCGCATTATTACTTTGACCGAAACGTTACCGACTGCTACTTTATATTAGGCACAGTTTTGCCTGATCTGTTAAAAAACGCGGACAAAACCATAGTACTTCACCCTGAAAAGCTCCAGCATCCCAATAATCAGAATGTAAACAGCCTGATAGCCGGATGGAACAAACACCTGGAGGTGGACAGACATTTTCATTCATCTGATTTTTTTAAAACCCACAGCCATCAATTAAAGAAGGAGCTGTTACCCGCCATACAGGGTTCGCCTGTAAAGCCGTTTTTTTTGGGACATATTGCGGTAGAGCTGATCCTTGATAATTTATTGATAACTACGGGCAAGTTATCTGTAGACAGTTTTTACGCGCACCTAAGCAGTTGCACCCACAGCGCGCTTGAACATTTTTTTGGTATGGCCGGATTGAAAGATCCATCGATATTTTTAAGGTATTTTGAAAAATTTAAAAAAGACCAATATTTACACACTTACGCTGAGCCTGGCCAGATAACCTATGCCCTTAAACGTATATGTATGCGGGTATGGCAAGATCCTTTCACCCCTCAACATGAAGCAGGCATGACCGAAATTATTGAAAATTACCGAACTACTTTACTCACAGACTTCATGCTGATTTTTAGTGAGATAACTAAGAAAATGGATACAATTTAGCAGCGTTTTGATACAGGTTAGTAATAAGCGGTTGTTAAATGGTTATTAACACGCAAAAAACCTTAAAAATCAGCCAATAAACTCAAATTAAATTTTTTTGGATTGAATTATAGTTCTACCTTTGCAGTCCCAATTAAGGTTGGGAAAAAGGAGAAAAATTATTTAATGGCAAAAAAACAAGAAGCAGAAAAAGAATTAAAAGCTAAAGAAGCAGAGCTGGGTACAGCAACTGCTAACGCAGAAAAAGAGACGATTGAATCAGAAGCTGATTTAATATCGATCGAAGACATCAAATCTCAAATCGCTACAGCACCAGACGCAGATTTTGACTGGGACGCTGACGACAAAAAATTTGGTAACTACAGCGACAGCGACCGTGAAAAATTTGAAAAACTTTATGATGGAACTTTCAGCTCTATCACTAAAGGCGAAATCATCACCGGTACTGTTGTAAGTGTTAACAACAAGGATGTAGTATTGAACGTTGGATTTAAATCTGACGGTTTAGTATCTGTTTCTGAATTCCGTGATACACCAGATCTTAAAGTTGGTGACAAAGTTGACGTTTTTGTAGAGTCGCAAGAAGATGCTAACGGTCAGTTAGTACTTTCTCGTAAACGCGCTAAAACTCAAAAATCATGGGAGAAAATTAATTCTGCACTGGATAACGACGAAATTATCACCGGTTTTGTTAAGAGCAGAACTAAAGGTGGTTTGATTGTTGATATAATGGGCGTAGAAGCCTTCTTACCAGGCTCTCAAATTGATATTAAGCCTATTCGTGATTACGATGTTTACGTAGGTAAAACTATGGAATTCAAAGTTGTTAAAATCAACCACGAATTCAAAAACGTTGTGGTATCTCACAAAGTGCTTATTGAAGACGACCTGGAAAATCAAAAAACTGAAATTGTTGCCAAACTTGAAAAAGGTCAGGTATTGGAAGGTACAGTTAAAAACATTACCGACTTTGGTGTATTCATTGACCTTGGTGGTGTTGACGGCTTACTTCACATTACTGATATTTCATGGGGCCGCATTGAGCATCCGCGCGAAGTTTTATCATTGGATCAAAAAATCAACGTTGTTGTACTTGACTTTGATGATGAGAAAAAACGTATCGCTCTTGGTTTAAAACAACTTACTCCACACCCTTGGCAATCGCTTGACGAGTCTATCCAAATTGGCTCTAAAGTTAAAGGCCGCATCGTAACAGTTGCTGATTACGGAGCGTTCTTAGAGATCATTCCGGGTGTTGAAGGTTTGATCCACGTATCAGAAATGTCATGGTCACAAAATCTGCGTAACCCTCAGGAATTCCTGAAAGTTGGTGACGAGATTGAAGCACAAGTGTTAACACTTGACCGCGACGAGCGCAAAATGTCATTAGGCATTAAGCAATTAACCCCTGATCCTTGGCAAAACGCAGGCGAGAAATACGCAGTAGGTACTCAGCACGTTGCTACAGTTAAAAACATGACTAACTTTGGTGTGTTTGTTGAACTGGAAGACGGAATTGACGGCCTGATCCATATCTCTGACCTTTCATGGTCTAAAAAAGTTAACCACCCTAACGAGTTCACTAAAGTTGGTGAAAAACTAAACGTGGTTGTTTTAGAGCTGGATATTGAAAACCGCAAATTAAGCTTAGGCCACAAACAATTAGAAGAAAACCCTTGGGATACTTTTGAAACTATCTTCACTCTTGATTCAATTCATGAAGGTACCGTATTAAAAGTAACTGATAAAGGTGCTATTGTTGCTTTACCTTATGGTGTTGAAGGCTTTGTGCCAACCAAGCACCTGGTTAAAGAAGACGGCAAAAGCGTTAAAGCTGATGACGTTGCTGAATTCAAGATCATTGAATTTAACAAAGACAGCAAACGTATTGTGATCTCTCACTCACGTATATGGGAAGAAGCTCGTGCTGAAGCCCGTGTTCAAGACTTTGAGAACCGCAAAAAAGAAGCTAAAGCTGCTACCAACGCTGTGAAAAAAGTGAAAGATTCTGTTGAGAAATCAACTTTAGGTGATCTGAGCGTATTAGCACAGTTGAAAGAGCAAATGGAAGGCGCTGAAACTAAAGCAGCAGCAAAAAAATCTGCTGACAAAAAATCAGAAGAAGAAGCTAACTAAGCTTTAACCATAGTTTTTACAAAGCCCTGCCGAGCAATTGGCAGGGCTTTTTTTATTGATGCCACGTCCTGAAAATTGACCAAAAACAGTTGTCAAGTTCTATGCTAATTGCCGTGTATTTGGTTTAGATTACAATAGTGAGCAATCCAATCACTAACTAATCTCTGATCACCATTCAACTAATCTCTAAAATTATTACCTTTGCCCAAATCCACCCATACGATGCAAAATCTAACACTGCTCGACGGTAAAAAATTTCAGATCACTATTCAGCGGCTGTGTCGTCAGTTAATTGAAAACCATAACGACTTTTCCGGCTCAGTTTTAATTGGTATTCAGCCACGGGGCATTTATTTAGCCAAACGTGTTGCCGAAGAGCTACGCAAAATACTCCCGGAAAGCACCATTTTACAAGGCGATCTCGACATCACCTTTTATCGTGATGACTTCCGTCGCCGTGAATCGCCATTGGTGCCTAATCAAACTAAAATTGATTTTATCATAGAAGGTAAAAAGGTAATCATGATGGACGATGTGTTGTGGACCGGCCGCACCATTCGCGCCGCCATGGATGCCATGCTGGCTTTTGGTCGCCCCGAAAAGGTGGAATTACTGACCTTGGTTGACCGCAGATACTCGCGACACATACCAGTGTCGGCAGATTATGTAGGCATTGAAGTTGACTCTATCGCATCACAGAAAGTGGTGGTAAGCTGGAAAGAAACAGATGGCGAAGACAAGATAGTACTTTTGTCGGAGCAGAAATAAAAATATCGGATTTCGGATGT
It encodes:
- the rpsA gene encoding 30S ribosomal protein S1 translates to MAKKQEAEKELKAKEAELGTATANAEKETIESEADLISIEDIKSQIATAPDADFDWDADDKKFGNYSDSDREKFEKLYDGTFSSITKGEIITGTVVSVNNKDVVLNVGFKSDGLVSVSEFRDTPDLKVGDKVDVFVESQEDANGQLVLSRKRAKTQKSWEKINSALDNDEIITGFVKSRTKGGLIVDIMGVEAFLPGSQIDIKPIRDYDVYVGKTMEFKVVKINHEFKNVVVSHKVLIEDDLENQKTEIVAKLEKGQVLEGTVKNITDFGVFIDLGGVDGLLHITDISWGRIEHPREVLSLDQKINVVVLDFDDEKKRIALGLKQLTPHPWQSLDESIQIGSKVKGRIVTVADYGAFLEIIPGVEGLIHVSEMSWSQNLRNPQEFLKVGDEIEAQVLTLDRDERKMSLGIKQLTPDPWQNAGEKYAVGTQHVATVKNMTNFGVFVELEDGIDGLIHISDLSWSKKVNHPNEFTKVGEKLNVVVLELDIENRKLSLGHKQLEENPWDTFETIFTLDSIHEGTVLKVTDKGAIVALPYGVEGFVPTKHLVKEDGKSVKADDVAEFKIIEFNKDSKRIVISHSRIWEEARAEARVQDFENRKKEAKAATNAVKKVKDSVEKSTLGDLSVLAQLKEQMEGAETKAAAKKSADKKSEEEAN
- the pyrR gene encoding bifunctional pyr operon transcriptional regulator/uracil phosphoribosyltransferase PyrR — its product is MQNLTLLDGKKFQITIQRLCRQLIENHNDFSGSVLIGIQPRGIYLAKRVAEELRKILPESTILQGDLDITFYRDDFRRRESPLVPNQTKIDFIIEGKKVIMMDDVLWTGRTIRAAMDAMLAFGRPEKVELLTLVDRRYSRHIPVSADYVGIEVDSIASQKVVVSWKETDGEDKIVLLSEQK
- the tyrS gene encoding tyrosine--tRNA ligase — translated: MNFVEELRWRGMLHDIMPGTEELLNKGMVSGYIGFDPTADSLHVGHLTQIMTLIHFQRAGHRPFALVGGATGMVGDPSGKSAERNLLSEEVLQKNLEGVKEQLKKFLNFDGGANSAKMVNNYDWFKDFTFLDFIRDVGKHITVNYMMAKDSVKKRLEGETGMSFTEFTYQLVQGYDFYYLWKHENCALQMGGSDQWGNIVTGTELVRRKGAGEAFALTTQLIKKADGTKFGKSEGGNIWLDRAKTSPYKFYQFWLNTSDDDAKSYIRIFTLFDEETIKALEAEQDAAPHQRAIQKALAKDITIRVHSEAEYEKAIKSSEFLFGNTGVEFLNELNDDEVLGIFEGVPNFNVSLTELQEGINVVDLLAANTAVFPSKGEAKKMIQGGGAAINKAKIASVDSTYSADSLINGKFLVVQKGKKNYFLIVAE